In one Thermanaerovibrio velox DSM 12556 genomic region, the following are encoded:
- a CDS encoding dipeptidase, which yields MDSTYPWVYHWRTMLGVFDVMRWVDMHCDLPYDLAVRRRRGERDVVRRIFLRDFLDSGLRLLVVTLFVDDLSVPRALEEALFQLQCLLEEEREAEGAFALVRDADQLERCVSSGTLGLVPSMEGAEPLEGAEELLGFFRYHGLASMGLTWSRRNGFAEGTDLKGVVLSPGGLSSRGLALVGAAMEKGIALDVSHLNDPGVEDLLRMGAFIWASHSNCRSLCPHPRNLEDRHIEALGRSGGVVGFNAHGSFVGFDDPVEGMYRHITRVVDLAGEDACALGLDLCDRFESFYQGVRKDLFMSHREARDALEVLAGRLGARLTEKLLWENPLRVIRRALTGSP from the coding sequence TTGGATTCCACGTATCCCTGGGTTTATCATTGGAGGACCATGCTGGGGGTGTTCGATGTCATGAGATGGGTGGACATGCACTGTGACCTTCCCTATGACCTGGCGGTAAGACGCCGCCGGGGGGAGCGGGACGTTGTAAGGAGGATCTTCCTCAGGGACTTCCTCGATAGCGGCCTTAGGCTGCTGGTGGTTACGCTGTTCGTGGACGATCTATCGGTACCAAGGGCTTTGGAGGAGGCGCTCTTCCAGCTGCAGTGCCTTTTGGAGGAGGAGAGGGAGGCGGAAGGGGCCTTTGCCCTGGTCAGAGATGCTGACCAGCTTGAGAGGTGTGTTTCCAGCGGGACCCTGGGCCTTGTGCCCTCCATGGAGGGAGCGGAGCCCCTTGAGGGGGCAGAGGAGCTCCTGGGGTTTTTCAGGTACCACGGCCTTGCGTCCATGGGGCTCACCTGGAGCCGCAGGAACGGCTTCGCGGAAGGGACGGATCTCAAAGGCGTGGTTCTCTCCCCCGGCGGGCTTTCTTCCCGGGGGTTGGCCCTTGTGGGGGCAGCGATGGAAAAGGGCATCGCCCTGGACGTAAGCCATCTGAACGACCCTGGGGTGGAGGACCTGCTGAGGATGGGGGCTTTCATTTGGGCCTCCCACTCAAACTGCCGGTCCCTTTGCCCCCACCCAAGGAACCTTGAGGACCGGCACATAGAGGCCCTGGGCCGTTCGGGAGGCGTTGTGGGGTTCAACGCCCACGGATCCTTCGTGGGCTTCGACGACCCGGTGGAGGGGATGTACCGTCACATAACCCGGGTGGTGGACCTGGCGGGGGAGGATGCCTGCGCCCTTGGGTTGGACCTCTGCGACAGGTTCGAGAGCTTCTACCAAGGGGTCCGCAAGGACCTCTTCATGAGCCACCGGGAGGCCAGGGATGCCCTGGAGGTACTTGCGGGCAGGCTGGGGGCAAGGCTGACGGAAAAGCTTCTCTGGGAGAACCCGCTGAGGGTCATCCGAAGGGCCCTCACGGGTTCTCCATAA
- a CDS encoding class II aldolase/adducin family protein — protein MIPPGVMTMGGKCPLDLDLARDAVVRYGTLLEQRGLVFGTGGNLSVRCGDGLWALKPSGFPCGALRADDVAVLDMEGRHLKGGKPSSEWRMHLEILKANPKVGAVFHTHSRFAATLACLKWEVPAVHYYLAAFGDEYIPVVPYRPFGSQELALEAARAMSSGVKGVLLANHGAVVAGETPEEAFDLAVNLEFLCEVYWRARSVGTPATLSREQFKEALEGFTSYRHGARSS, from the coding sequence TTGATTCCTCCGGGGGTGATGACCATGGGGGGTAAGTGCCCTTTGGATTTAGATCTAGCTAGGGATGCGGTGGTGAGGTATGGGACGCTCTTGGAGCAGCGGGGGCTTGTGTTCGGCACCGGAGGGAACCTGTCGGTGCGCTGCGGTGATGGGCTTTGGGCCCTCAAGCCCTCCGGTTTCCCTTGCGGGGCCCTTAGGGCCGATGACGTGGCGGTTTTGGACATGGAGGGCCGACACCTGAAGGGGGGAAAGCCCTCCAGCGAGTGGAGGATGCACCTTGAGATATTAAAGGCTAACCCTAAGGTCGGTGCGGTTTTCCACACCCATTCAAGGTTCGCCGCCACGTTGGCGTGCCTTAAGTGGGAGGTGCCAGCGGTTCACTACTACCTCGCGGCCTTTGGGGATGAGTACATACCGGTGGTGCCCTACAGGCCCTTCGGCTCCCAGGAGCTTGCCCTCGAGGCCGCCAGGGCGATGTCCTCCGGCGTAAAAGGGGTTCTGCTTGCCAACCATGGGGCGGTGGTGGCGGGGGAGACTCCGGAGGAGGCCTTTGACCTGGCGGTTAACCTTGAGTTCCTGTGCGAGGTCTACTGGAGGGCCCGATCGGTTGGCACCCCAGCTACCCTCTCCAGGGAACAGTTCAAGGAAGCCCTCGAGGGGTTTACCTCCTACCGCCATGGGGCGCGTTCCTCTTAA